One window of Nicotiana tomentosiformis chromosome 11, ASM39032v3, whole genome shotgun sequence genomic DNA carries:
- the LOC138901788 gene encoding uncharacterized protein, with product MPLTNNEAEYEALVVGLEFARGLGFQVIEVKCDSQLVVNQVNGIFNTKEECLQQYLNKVQALLAWFRECSIIHIPREENVEADALANLGSSTEMKGSDSDAIVKILYSVLDVDGYSEVDSTNLIWDRRNKFIEYIRHGKLPKDPKASRALRTKAARYCLVDGQLHRRSFQGPLAQCLGTLEADT from the coding sequence ATgccattaactaacaatgaagccgagtacgaGGCTTTGGTTGTAGGACTTGAATTCGCTCGGGGGCTAGGCTTCCAGGTCATCGAAGTAAAGTGCGACTCCCAGCTAGTGGTAAACCAAGTAAATGGAATTTTCAATACCAAAGAGGAGTGCTTGCAACAATATTTGAACAAGGTTCAAGCATTACTAGCCTGGTTCAGGGAGTGTTCAATCATCCATATTCCAAGAGAGGAAAATGTGGAGGCAGATGCATTAGCCAATTTGGGTTCGTCCACAGAAATGAAAGGATCTGATTCCGACGCGATAGTTAAAATACTATATTCGGTATTGGATGTAGACGGCTACTCTGAAGTTGATTCAACTAACTTAATATGGGATAGGAGGAATAAGTTCATTGAATATATAAGGCATGGCAAATTGCCTAAAGACCCAAAAGCATCACGGGCATTACGGACCAAGGCTGCCCGTTATTGTCTTGTTGACGGACAGTTACACAGGAGGTCGTTCCAAGGACCATTGGCTCAGTGTTTAGGGACATTGGAGGCTGATACGTGA
- the LOC138901787 gene encoding uncharacterized protein, whose protein sequence is MGKSIDSEMILHKRKINVTCVQETRWVGSKAQEADGFKLWYSGVVRGKNGVGMLLDREVRELLVEVKRVDDMFMAITIVVGGYTLNEVTLIDTLGCRLGGYDVVHGGFGFGDRTGGGTSLLECSKGFDLVIANSCFLKKRGNLITFQSMMSKTQIDYLILKKCDRGLCVDCKVIPGDNLTTQHRLLVMDLEIRPNRRKRVLSSLPRIMWGALTKDKAQELGEKLRVMGGWESSGDVSCMWTMIANCIKEAVRVVLGVLKGFSGGHKGDWWWNKEVQGRVEAKKEAYLKLVESIDEVEKREN, encoded by the exons ATGGGGAAGTCGATAGATTCAGAAATGATTCTCCACAAGAGGAAGATAAATGTAACCTGTGTCCAGGAGACTAGATGGGTGGGGAGTAAGGCTCAGGAGGCTGATGGGTTTAAGTTGTGGTACTCAGGGGTTGTGAGAGGGAAGAATGGGGTAGGAATGTTATTGGATAGGGAAGTTAGAGAGCTATTGGTAGAGGTCAAGAGAGTGGATGACATGTTTATGGCTATTACGATAGTCGTGGGAGGGTATACCCTGAAT GAGGTGACTTTAATTGACACATTGGGATGTCGGCTGGGGGGGTACGATGTTGTGCATGGTGGCTTCGGCTTTGGAGATAGAACTGGAGGAGGTACTTCGTTGCTGGAGTGTTCTAAAGGCTTTGATCTAGTGATTGCTAACTCGTGTTTTCTGAAGAAAAGGGGGAACCTGATCACCTTTCAGAGTATGATGTCCAAGACTCAAATTGATTATCTAATCCTCAAGAAATGTGATAGAGGTCTATGCGTggattgcaaggtcatcccgGGTGACAATCTTACGACTCAGCATAGGCTATTAGTTATGGACTTGGAGATCAGGCCGAATAGGAGAAAAAGGGTTCTATCTAGCCTACCTAGGATCATGTGGGGTGCATTGACTAAGGACAAAGCTCAAGAGTTGGGGGAAAAGTTGCGAGTTATGGGGGGCTGGGAGAGTAGTGGGGACGTGAGTTGTATGTGGACTATGATAGCGAATTGTATTAAAGAGGCGGTGAGAGTGGTGTTAGGGGTCTTGAAGGGTTTCTCTGGTGGCCATAAAGGAGATTGGTGGTGGAACAAAGAGGTTCAAGGGAGAGTGGAAGCTAAGAAAGAGGCATATTTGAAGCTTGTAGAGAGCATAGACGAGGTGGAGAAGAGAGAAAACTGA